A window of the Diabrotica undecimpunctata isolate CICGRU chromosome 1, icDiaUnde3, whole genome shotgun sequence genome harbors these coding sequences:
- the LOC140437233 gene encoding protein dachsous-like, translating into MISTMAVVWLANLLILAAAADEYVRDLEVSEGAPVGTRIGFIGDGASPNSGPPYLIVPVGSAVETDLSIDQNTGEIRTKVPLDRETRASYHLVAIPMSGDNVKVIVKVLDENDNAPTFPMAVMNIEFPENTPRDVKRTLHPARDLDLDVYNTQKYNIISGNINNAFRLSSHRERDGVLYLDLQINGFLDRETTADYSLVIEALDGGTPPLRGEMTVNITIQDVNDNPPVFNQSRYFATIQENATVGTNVLRVTATDADSEENGQVEYSINRRQSDKDNMFRIESSTGLISVNKPLDFEIKELHELVIVARDHGLQPLEATAFVSIKVTDVNDNQPTINVIFLSDDATPKISESAQPGEFVARISVHDPDSKTDYSNVNVTLSGGDGHFGLTTRDNIIYLVIVSLPLDRELKPNYTLDVEATDNGNPPLHATRTIDLQVTDINDNAPEFDHAIYHANVMEVSDPGTSVIQVLAIDKDEGNNSAISYSLLDTPDTHSGWFRIDSRSGLVTTRVHVDCETDPVPKLTVVATDNGFPPLSSSATVLVTIHDVNDNEPIFDQSFYNVSVAENEPKGRCILKHPKKLIVTPS; encoded by the exons ATGATCTCGACGATGGCGGTAGTGTGGCTGGCCAACCTGCTCATCTTGGCGGCGGCGGCAGACGAATACGTCCGCGACTTGGAAGTGTCAGAAGGAGCGCCAGTGGGAACGAGGATAGGCTTCATTGGCGACGGGGCGTCCCCAAACAGCGGTCCGCCGTATTTGATCGTGCCCGTGGGAAGTGCCGTCGAAACCGATCTCTCCATCGACCAAAACACCGGCGAAATTCGGACTAAAGTGCCTCTGGATAGGGAGACCCGCGCGAGTTACCACTTGGTGGCGATACCGATGAGTGGGGATAATGTCAAAGTGATTGTTAAAGTTTTGGATGAGAATGATAATGCGCCGACGTTTCCGATGGCTGTTATGAACATTGAATTTCCTGAAAATACACCTAGAGATGTGAAGAGGACGTTACATCCTGCTAGAGATCTGGATCTTGATGTGTATAATACTCAGAAGTACAATATAATATCTGGAAATATAAATAACGCTTTCAGGTTGTCTTCACACAGAGAGCGTGATGGTGTACTGTATCTTGACCTTCAAATTAATGGGTTTTTGGACAGAGAAACCACTGCAGATTACAGTCTAGTCATTGAAGCTTTGGATGGAGGTACTCCTCCTTTACGAGGAGAAATGACTGTAAACATAACGATTCAGGATGTTAATGATAATCCACCGGTATTTAATCAAAGCAGGTATTTTGCTACGATCCAGGAAAATGCAACGGTTGGGACAAATGTGTTGAGAGTAACAGCTACTGACGCAGACTCTGAAGAAAATGGCCAAGTTGAATACTCGATAAACCGAAGACAAAGTGACAAAGATAACATGTTTCGCATTGAATCCTCTACCGGTCTTATATCAGTCAATAAGCCGTTGGATTTTGAAATAAAAGAATTACATGAGTTGGTTATAGTAGCAAGAGATCATGGTTTGCAGCCTTTAGAAGCCACGGCGTTTGTTTCGATAAAAGTGACAGATGTTAACGACAACCAACCTACCATAAACGTGATATTTTTGAGTGACGATGCTACTCCGAAGATAAGTGAATCTGCGCAACCTGGAGAATTTGTAGCCAGAATAAGCGTGCATGATCCAGATTCGAAAACTGACTACTCTAATGTGAATGTAACACTTTCTGGAGGAGATGGACACTTTGGTCTTACTACAAGAGATAACATTATATATTTGGTAATTGTTTCTTTGCCGCTGGACAGAGAACTTAAGCCTAACTATACTTTGGACGTAGAAGCAACTGACAACGGAAATCCTCCTCTGCACGCAACAAGAACCATCGATCTTCAGGTGACTGATATAAACGATAACGCGCCTGAATTTGACCACGCTATTTACCACGCAAATGTTATGGAAGTTTCGGACCCAGGAACGTCGGTTATTCAAGTTCTTGCAATCGACAAAGATGAAGGAAACAATAGTGCGATAAGTTATTCTCTTTTGGATACTCCGGATACGCATTCGGGATGGTTCCGTATCGATTCTCGAAGTGGTTTAGTAACTACGCGCGTTCACGTGGATTGTGAAACTGATCCAGTGCCAAAATTGACGGTAGTGGCTACCGATAACGGGTTTCCTCCGTTGTCTTCGTCAGCCACAGTGTTAGTGACTATTCATGACGTCAACGACAACGAGCCGATCTTCGACCAGAGCTTTTACAACGTTTCAGTGGCGGAGAATGAACCGAAAGGAcgatgcattttaaag CATCCCAAAAAACTGATTGTAACACCTTCTTGA
- the LOC140437237 gene encoding uncharacterized protein: protein MGKHGLGMMNENGERFTNFCSSHNLVIGGTIFPHKNIHKVTWTAPGHTRENQIDHIAISKRWRSSLFDVRNKRGADIASDHHLVIGTIKIKMAKNKTTRNTKRPTYNLDKLKTVPGRHMFREKLQLKTREREINSWEDFADVLTEIAEDKLGKKEKDRKEWISDETWNLIEERKQRKKDILQARTVERKAHRQQEYQTINKSVKRKARRDKRRWAEQLAKQAEIAAQHNRTRELYQITRRLTQNGSNCSNIVRSKTGELLTTTDDQVERWKEHFQEILGIPRDNADEIIENPQNIDLHISWEKANNGTKIHSNVIFSVTFRAFSKG from the exons ATGGGCAAACATGGCCTAGGAATGATGAATGAAAACGGAGAGCGCTTTACAAATTTTTGTTCCAGTCATAATTTAGTTATTGGTGGAACGATCTTTccacataaaaatattcacaagGTAACATGGACTGCACCTGGCCATACAAGagaaaatcaaatagaccacatcgctATATCAAAAAGATGGAGATCATCTCTTTTTGATGTACGTAATAAAAGAGGAGCAGACATCGCAAGTGACCATCATCTCGTAATTGGTACCATTAAAATCAAGATGGCAAAAAACAAAACCACGCGAAACACCAAGAGACCAACATACAATCTAGATAAACTAAAAACGGTACCAGGAAGACATATGTTTAGAGAGAAACTTCAACTCAAAACAAGAGAACGTGAAATAAATAGCTGGGAAGATTTCGCAGATGTtttgacagaaatagctgaaGACAAACTGGGTAAAAAAGAGAAAGATAGAAAGGAATGGATATCAGATGAAACATGGAATCTTATCGAGGaaagaaaacaacgaaaaaaagaTATCCTGCAAGCAAGAACTGTAGAAAGAAAAGCACACCGACAACAGGAatatcaaacaataaataaatcagttaaaAGAAAAGCAAGAAGAGACAAAAGAAGGTGGGCCGAACAACTGGCAAAACAAGCAGAAATAGCTGCACAACACAACAGAACTAGGGAGCTTTACCAAATTACTAGACGACTAACACAAAACGGGTCCAACTGTTCGAACATTGTAAGATCCAAGACAGGCGAATTACTTACTACAACAGATGACCAAGTGGAGAGATGGAAAGAGCATTTTCAGGAGATTCTAGGTATTCCCAGAGATAACGCAGACGAAATTATCGAAAACCCGCAGAATATAGACTTGCATATTTCTTGGGAG AAAGCTAACAATGGAACCAAAATACATTCGAATGTGATTTTCTCAGTAACATTTAGAGCGTTTTCGAAAGGATAA